One genomic region from Terriglobus aquaticus encodes:
- a CDS encoding trypsin-like peptidase domain-containing protein has protein sequence MDSKNVQSTTFAERVRDHRLLATFALLGTLSAGILTGSVLTGTVHGAQQAVDSHDATPLRVPSGESSTPNQFTTIAKQVGPAVVNINTEQFPKQSAAPRANRNRRRGGGGSGSGDPGDMQDFFNRFFGGQGPGGGDGGDDDDQGGGERRALGSGFIVDSRGYIITNNHVVDKADKIYVKLSTDSESDQGRPAHVIGTDKDTDLAVIKIDYNGTLPTVKLGNSDAEQVGDWVLAIGSPFSLSQTVTAGIVSAKNRTITDGPAPSQFQRFIQTDAAINPGNSGGPLLNMKGEVIGVNTAIYTSGMGSQGVGFAMPSNTVVDVYNQLISPEHKVVRGSIGIQFQAGLPSAVSRQYGFAKGGVLVSSVTPGLPAAKAGLQPQDVITTIDGKPVKDGDDLVANISARKPGSTVQIGYLRGTEQRTATVGITDRKNVEAAANNAGKDDGDDNGDQANGQSSNGKLGITIQAVPANVLQQQGLSGGVLVTGVTPGSFAEDLSPFGLSKGDIIVEINRKPVNNPEQFRNLVNGLKSGDDVVLVIRSPRNREKSNNFIGGTLP, from the coding sequence ATGGATTCGAAGAACGTCCAGAGCACCACTTTTGCCGAGCGCGTGCGCGATCATCGGCTTCTCGCCACCTTTGCCCTGCTGGGTACCCTTTCGGCGGGCATTCTTACCGGGTCGGTACTGACGGGCACCGTACACGGCGCGCAGCAGGCGGTTGACAGCCACGACGCGACACCCCTGAGAGTCCCCTCAGGCGAAAGCAGCACGCCGAACCAGTTCACGACGATCGCCAAGCAGGTTGGCCCGGCTGTCGTTAACATCAACACCGAGCAGTTCCCCAAGCAGAGCGCGGCGCCCCGCGCCAACCGCAATCGCCGTCGCGGCGGTGGTGGCAGCGGATCGGGCGACCCAGGCGACATGCAGGATTTCTTCAACCGCTTCTTTGGCGGGCAGGGGCCGGGCGGTGGTGACGGCGGGGACGATGATGACCAGGGCGGCGGCGAGCGTCGTGCGCTGGGCTCGGGCTTTATTGTTGATTCGCGCGGTTACATCATCACCAACAATCACGTGGTAGACAAGGCCGACAAGATCTATGTGAAGCTGTCGACCGATTCGGAAAGCGATCAGGGCCGTCCGGCGCACGTGATCGGCACCGACAAAGACACAGACCTGGCCGTGATCAAGATTGATTACAACGGCACGCTGCCGACCGTGAAGCTGGGCAATAGCGATGCCGAGCAGGTGGGTGATTGGGTGCTGGCGATTGGCAGCCCGTTCTCGCTATCGCAGACGGTTACCGCCGGCATTGTTTCGGCGAAGAACCGCACCATCACCGACGGTCCTGCGCCCTCGCAATTTCAGCGCTTCATCCAGACCGACGCGGCGATCAACCCCGGCAACTCCGGTGGTCCGCTGCTGAACATGAAGGGTGAGGTGATCGGCGTGAACACCGCGATTTACACCAGCGGCATGGGGTCGCAGGGTGTGGGTTTTGCGATGCCGTCCAACACGGTCGTCGACGTGTACAACCAGCTGATCTCGCCCGAGCACAAGGTGGTGCGCGGATCGATCGGCATCCAGTTCCAGGCGGGTCTTCCCTCTGCCGTGAGCCGGCAGTATGGCTTTGCTAAGGGCGGTGTCCTGGTGAGCAGCGTGACTCCGGGTCTGCCCGCCGCCAAGGCTGGTCTGCAGCCGCAGGACGTGATCACCACGATCGACGGCAAGCCGGTGAAGGATGGGGACGACCTGGTCGCCAACATCTCCGCCCGCAAGCCCGGATCGACGGTACAGATCGGCTATCTGCGCGGTACGGAACAGCGTACGGCGACGGTAGGCATCACGGATCGCAAGAACGTGGAAGCCGCGGCCAACAACGCCGGCAAGGATGACGGTGACGACAACGGCGATCAGGCCAACGGACAGTCGAGCAACGGCAAGCTGGGCATCACGATCCAGGCGGTTCCGGCGAACGTTCTGCAGCAGCAGGGTCTGTCGGGTGGCGTGCTGGTGACAGGCGTGACTCCGGGATCGTTCGCGGAAGACCTGAGCCCGTTCGGTCTCTCGAAGGGTGACATCATCGTCGAGATCAACCGCAAGCCGGTCAACAACCCAGAGCAGTTCCGCAACCTGGTCAACGGTCTGAAGAGCGGCGATGACGTGGTGCTTGTGATCCGGTCACCGCGTAACCGGGAAAAGAGCAACAACTTCATCGGCGGAACCTTGCCATAA
- a CDS encoding M20/M25/M40 family metallo-hydrolase: protein MNPAAFARTQEIAARASTHRAFRWLHLQEQRIQTWQREAVSIPAPPFGEHDRASWFADRFREIGLCGVHLDEEGNALGWLRAPQAGEPVVLLSAHLDTVFSAAVQIAPVQDGSLLRAPGAADNGAGLAALLALAAVSAAEPEAYTANVLFAANVGEEAEGNLRGMRHIFERSAVARDVVASIALEGAGTETLVTRGLGSRRFRVVLNGPGGHAWTEPEIANPVMVLAGALARCVAEPIPQHPRTVFNVGCLEGGSSVTSIPEQATALVDIRSVSADELVRLEVLLYRSVEDAVLASNAQASRGVLTFRIECIGDRPAGALDPQSPVLASVRAVDRHLRLRTEERIGSTDANLPLAQGRDAVAMGAGGTAGGIHTLKEWYDSTGRELALRRILLVLLDVSSAEYLQALPATGRVRGATRS, encoded by the coding sequence TTGAACCCCGCCGCGTTCGCGCGAACGCAGGAGATCGCTGCCCGCGCCAGTACCCATCGCGCGTTTCGCTGGCTGCACCTGCAGGAGCAGCGCATTCAGACATGGCAGCGCGAGGCCGTGAGCATCCCAGCTCCGCCGTTTGGGGAGCACGACCGCGCGTCGTGGTTCGCTGACCGCTTTCGCGAGATAGGCCTGTGCGGCGTTCACCTCGACGAGGAGGGCAACGCCCTGGGCTGGCTTCGCGCGCCGCAGGCCGGAGAGCCAGTGGTCCTGCTGTCTGCGCATCTGGACACCGTCTTTTCCGCAGCCGTGCAGATTGCCCCGGTCCAAGACGGATCGCTGCTGCGCGCCCCCGGTGCTGCCGACAATGGTGCGGGTCTGGCCGCGCTGCTGGCCCTGGCGGCAGTGAGCGCGGCTGAGCCCGAGGCTTACACCGCCAATGTGTTATTTGCGGCGAATGTTGGCGAAGAGGCCGAGGGGAACCTGCGCGGGATGCGGCACATCTTCGAGCGCTCGGCCGTGGCGCGCGACGTGGTCGCGTCCATTGCGCTGGAGGGCGCGGGTACTGAGACGCTGGTGACGCGCGGACTTGGGTCGCGGCGGTTCCGTGTGGTGCTGAACGGCCCTGGTGGTCACGCCTGGACGGAGCCGGAGATCGCCAATCCCGTGATGGTGCTGGCCGGTGCACTGGCCCGGTGTGTTGCCGAGCCAATCCCGCAGCATCCACGCACTGTGTTCAACGTGGGGTGCCTAGAGGGCGGCAGTAGCGTTACCAGCATCCCGGAGCAGGCAACGGCGCTGGTAGATATTCGTTCGGTTTCGGCGGATGAGCTGGTGCGGTTGGAGGTGCTGCTGTACCGGTCGGTGGAGGATGCGGTGCTGGCCAGCAACGCGCAGGCGTCACGAGGCGTGCTGACGTTTCGCATCGAGTGCATCGGTGACCGGCCGGCCGGTGCTCTGGACCCTCAGTCGCCAGTGCTGGCAAGTGTTCGGGCGGTCGATCGCCACCTGCGTCTTCGAACGGAGGAGCGGATCGGTTCGACGGATGCGAACCTGCCGCTGGCGCAAGGGCGGGATGCGGTCGCGATGGGAGCGGGCGGGACCGCCGGCGGCATTCACACGTTGAAGGAGTGGTATGACAGCACGGGTCGCGAGCTGGCGCTGCGGCGCATCCTGCTGGTGCTGCTGGACGTAAGCAGCGCGGAGTACCTGCAGGCACTTCCCGCAACTGGCAGGGTTCGAGGGGCCACGCGATCGTGA